The sequence below is a genomic window from Synechococcus sp. PCC 7335.
CACTTCCCTATCAACAAGATCCTAGCCCTAGTCTAGAGGCTCCGCCAGTTTTGGTAGAGACGAAGGCTACAGAAGGTATTTCCACCACGCATCTGACGGTTGTAGATAGAGATGGCATGGTAGTTTCATACACGCTAACGATTGAGTCAACCGGTGGCTCTGGAATGGTTGTACCCGGCTATGGCTTTATTTTGAATAACGAGCTAACTGATTTTGATCTAGAGAATCCCCATCCGAATGTGCCAGAGTCTGGAAAGCGCCCTCGCAGCAGCATGTCTCCGACCATTCTCTTTTCTTCAGAAGGTGAAATTATCGCATTTGGCTCACCCGGTGGATCAACCATTATTACCACAGCGGTTGGAATTACTGTCAATCTGGTTGATTTTCGCATGAGTTTGGCAGAAGCGATCGCAGCGCCTAGACTCTCTCAGCGTAATCAAGGCATTACCCTAGTCGATCAGAACTTTGCAGAGACAGAAACAGGCCAAGCGCTTGTGGAAAGTGGCTATCAGCTAGACGCTACTGAAGAAATTGGCGCGGCTACCGGCATCGTGTTGCTGCCAGACGGAACGATATTGGCAGCGGCTGAACCTACGCGCAGAGGTGGTGGCAGCGCCCAGGTACTTGATCAGATGCCCGAATAGCATACCCAAATTGAAGCACCTAAATAGAACGCCTAGAGACCGATGCTTTTCCATATTGTTGAATCCACAAACTGGGCCGCCGCCAAAGAAAGAGGAATGTATGAGCCTGATTCACTAGCAGCAGAAGGCTTTATCCATCTTTCAAAAGAGCAACAGGTTTCTGGCACGGTAGAACGATTCTACAAAGGACGCTCCGATCTGGTGATCTTAGAGATAGACCCTAAGCTGTTGCAGGCGTCTCTTTGCTATGATCAGGTGCCAGGTCACGGCGTATTCCCTCATCTATACGGCCCTCTGAATTTAGAAGCTGTTGTTAGAGTTTGGACAATAGATAGCTTCTTCGATAGTTTGAATCAGCACAAATGAATCGCGGATGAATAATGGGTCGGCCTACAGCAGAAATTGAGATTGACGAAGCGCTAGTACAAGACTTACTGCGATCGCAATATCCATCCGTTTGCAACCTACCTATCCGACGCATGGATTCTGGTTGGGACAATCAGCTTTTTCGTCTAGGCGAGTCTCTAACTGTTCGGCTACCTCGTCGGCATATTGCCGCCCAGCTAATTGAAACAGAACAGATTTGGCTGCCGATCCTGTCAGCTCGGCTACCGATTCCGGTGCCATCACCAATCTACTGCGGCAAGCCTAGCGATCGGTATCCTTGGTCGTGGTCTGTGCTGCCTTGGATAGAAGGGGTCTCAGCTTATGTCGAAACACCTTCGATAGGAGAAAGCGAGCGATTTGCCGCCTTCTTGCGATCACTTCATGTTCCAGCACCTAGTTCTGTTCCTTTTAATCCCTTTCGCAGCGTTTCTCTAGCATCGCGCTCAGCGCAAATTACTGCCTGGATGCAGCAGCTAGATCAAACCACCTCCCTGATAACACCCACGATTAAAGCCATTTGGAAAAGCGCGATCAACCCTAAGCTGACCTTTGAACCGCAGTGGATTCATGGCGACTTGCATCCTCAAAATGTCCTGGTCAATCAAGGCAAGATCAGCGGTGTAATCGACTGGGGGGATATGACTGTAGGCGATCCAGCGCTCGATCTCGCAGCAATTTGGATGATCTTTCCCCAGCCTAGCGAACGCCAACAACTGCTTCGACACTACGATGCAACGCCATCCCTTATACAGTGCGCCAAAGGATGGGCAGTCTTTTTTGCAACCGTTTTTTCAACACACGGTGATGCTGACGACCCTGTTCAAGTTCAGATGGGTCAAAGGATCTTCCAGAATTTGGAACAAGATGAGGAGTAGTGGAGTGGGTATAGCTGTCTACGCCGCTCTGACTAGAACCTGAGCGTCTTCAATCATTGCTTCGTATGTAGCTAATGCTTCGGTGGCAGGCCCTTCGGTTACTTCTCCGCTAGCACTAAACTTGGAGCCGTGGCAAGGACAAGCAAATTCTGAGCTTTCCCAGGCAACGCTACATCCTTGGTGCGTGCAGGTTGAATTGAACGCAACAACGCTGTCTGCATTTTCTGGATCGCGAATAGCAATCACGGGACCACCGGCAAAGGACTTATCTGATAGAAATCCGGCACTGTCTAGCTCTTCAACGCTGCCAAGCGGAGCAAAGCCATCTTCTCGGGCGCTACTAGCGACGGGTTCGGTCGCAGCACAGGGCTCGGCTTCGGCTTCGTCTACAACTTCTGGTTCTTCAACAGCAGGGGTGCAAGCTGCGATCACAACAGGCAAAGACGAAGCCATGAAGCCAACGCCTACCCAATTCATAAATGCTCTACGCTTCATAGGTTGATCTCTTCTAGTGTCTGCTTTAATGTTTCATCAATATATCAACAGATGCGAATTTGAAATAATGAATGACAAAGTGTTCAACGAGTTGTTGGGACTCATTCTCTAAACGTTTTTGTCTATCCCTACGAGTTAGCACTAGCACTAGCTTCACCCGGATTGACCGATAGTTTAGTCAGCCAGCCTTTGTATCTCGCAGTTGCCGCCAACACAAACAACATATCCACACCGATAACGCTGGCTATCATCCATTCGGAACCCCCTGTGCCAAAGCCGTAGCTATGTAGACCGGTTCCCAATACAAAGTTCACCCCATACCAAGCCATCAGCACCGCGTTAAAAGCTGCAACGCTAGCAACGCTGATGCCAAAGTTGCCAATCCACCCAACCAAACGACCGTGTAGCGGCACCAAATAACATAGCAGTGCAATTAGTGCCCAGGTCTCCTTAGGGTCCCAGCCCCAGAAACGTCCCCAGGAGAAGTGCGCCCAAATGCCGCCTAAAATAATACCTGCGGTCAGTAGCAAGACGCCGACTTGCAGCACTCGGTAGTTGAGCTGAGAGAGAAGTTGGATTCTAGATTTGGCACTAGGGGTGAATAGATAGCTGCCGAGGGCAACATGGCCGATGCCAAGCGCAAGTGCAAAGCTCGCATAGCTAAGCGCAATGGTAGGAACGTGAATACTCAGCCAGAAATTGTCTCGTAACACAGGAACCAGCGGCGAAATGCTCGGATCTAGAACGGCTGGAAGACTATCGGCCAGAATCAAGCACATCACCGCCAGTGGAGCCGCGGCTAGCAGGTAGTATTTGGCTTTGTAGATTAGCTCGAAGACAAGGGCGATCGCCGCAATCCCAAACCCAACCCAAATCACCGATTCATACATATTAGTCACAGGCGGACGATCGGCAATCTGCATGCGCAGTAAGAACCCGTAACTTTGCACAATCACACCGCTGACAAACAGCCCAATCGCGCTCCAGTAAAGCTCTATAGGCTTAATCCAGACGGTTGCCAACATAATGACAAACGCAATTCCGTACAGCTTCCAAGCCTTAGCAAAAGGATGAAAGTGATTGAAAAAGACCTCTTTATCCATCGCACCGACCGCCGGATATACGGCTGGACTAAGGGCGCGAAGATCAGACTTTAGCTGAGAGGCTAAGGGGCTAAGCCGAGGTAGCTGAGTTGGCTGAGTAAGAAATTGCTGCTTCATCGCCACGAAGTTTGAGAGCAATGGTGTGATCGCCTCTGTTGAATAAAGCGCCTCTGCTTCTGAGATGCCCATCCATTTGCCTTTCGTGTCGGCTGGATGGGGCACAACTGCAATCGCATTGTCATCAACAGAACCTAGCATCAGCGTCAGTCTGTCTTCGATTGCCAGCGCTTCGCGCTGATCACGGCTGAGATCTTCGCCTTCGAGATCTTGTTTGTGAGCCTGACGAACAACATCGCCTAAGGCCTGGTTCGTCATCAGCGTTTGAAAAGAGAAATATTTTTGATCAGGATCGAGGCCAACTTTTTCCTTCAGTGGCCGATAGCTAAAAAGCACAAAGGGCGCCTGGTTCCAGTCGCGATTGTTCAACCAAAGCGACATGAATGTGGTCATTGAATCTTCGACAATGCCGTCGTGCTTGTAAGCGGTAGCGCCATGAATCCTGGCAACCGTTTCTTGCGCTACCGTATCTAGCGGTTTCTTACGGCCTCCTTGCTGCACCACTATGGTCTCTAGTGCGTCCAACGACGATGGCTGAAATTGACTAAATGGGAGGGCGATCAGCAGCAGGCCTAGTGTCAACCCAATAGTAAATTTTATCAGTTTTATCATTGAGGGGGTCTGCAGGGTGTTGTGACTGTTGTCAAGTTCATTTGTAAGCGTATCTCGGTTCTGCGCTTTTGGCCGGGAAGAAGCGATCATGAGTAGGTTTTATCTCCCTAAGAAAGCGTTAAATAGTGGTATGGAGCCTGGCGCCGAGTCAGCAGCGATCGCTTGATCGTCTTCAGGGGCTTCTAGCAAATCGGAAACCACTTTGAACTGTTTGGTCAGTTTCTTTGAAACCGCGCGCCCGTAGAACATGATTGCGACGCCAACGGTCACCATGGCTGAGCCTAGCCAAGTCAGCCCGGTAACCCACCAGGGCTCTCTCTTTACCTGTAGAGTAGACTGACTTAGATCGCCTGGATTCCAAGAGGCCTGAGCAATTTTCCAGCCCTTGAACCAGGTGGGATGATTCATCCAAACGCGGCGATCGCTAACTGTGTAGCTATCAAAGTCGCTATCGGACTGGTCTGGTTCTATTAAAGAAACCGCACTGGTCCACATTGCTACCGATTCACTACCTTCATTACGTTCGACAATAAAGTCGTTGAGCTTCAAGCTAAACGGTAGCTGCAAGAGCTTTGGACTAAAAGCAACAAACCAATCCCCCGCTTCGCTACTAACCGCTGTAGGCCGTCCCCAAGGGACCCAAACCGGTTCACGCTTGTTGCCAGTAGAGACTAGTAACGCTGGTTCTCTTTGCCCTGTCCCCCCTCCAAGAGACTGCTTTGGCAGGGGAACAATCTCTCTTTCTACGGTAGCAAAAGGAATGTAGTCGGCTAACGTTACTTCAAAATCTGCCCAGCCAGGAACAACAGACTCACCGATAGTGATCGCGCCTGACTTAAATCCTTTCGAAGACTTTGCTGCATAGTGAAGGGCATCATCTCGATCAACGACTAAGCGGAAGAAGGCATCTGGAGCAGGGTTAGTGACAATCTCATAGTCAACTTCAAAGGGAATGGGCTCACCTTCTATGGAATTGCGAATCGGTTCAAACCCAGGATTACCAAAGACAAACCAGCTTTCAGTTGACTGACCGTTTGTGACTACTAACTGAACGGCCGGGTTGCGCAGCAAGTCGGACGCGCTCACTGGATGACGGCTGCCATCCAACCGAAAATCAGGCCAGAAGCCAACTGGCTGAACGCTCAAGGTTTCTCCTTTCGCCTCTAACTCAAAAGATTCGTCGAGTTTCTGCTCGATATCGATTGAGCGCGATTGGCCCAGCCAGGAGACATTCACTGT
It includes:
- a CDS encoding DUF952 domain-containing protein; amino-acid sequence: MLFHIVESTNWAAAKERGMYEPDSLAAEGFIHLSKEQQVSGTVERFYKGRSDLVILEIDPKLLQASLCYDQVPGHGVFPHLYGPLNLEAVVRVWTIDSFFDSLNQHK
- a CDS encoding aminoglycoside phosphotransferase family protein — translated: MGRPTAEIEIDEALVQDLLRSQYPSVCNLPIRRMDSGWDNQLFRLGESLTVRLPRRHIAAQLIETEQIWLPILSARLPIPVPSPIYCGKPSDRYPWSWSVLPWIEGVSAYVETPSIGESERFAAFLRSLHVPAPSSVPFNPFRSVSLASRSAQITAWMQQLDQTTSLITPTIKAIWKSAINPKLTFEPQWIHGDLHPQNVLVNQGKISGVIDWGDMTVGDPALDLAAIWMIFPQPSERQQLLRHYDATPSLIQCAKGWAVFFATVFSTHGDADDPVQVQMGQRIFQNLEQDEE
- a CDS encoding ubiquinol-cytochrome c reductase iron-sulfur subunit, whose protein sequence is MKRRAFMNWVGVGFMASSLPVVIAACTPAVEEPEVVDEAEAEPCAATEPVASSAREDGFAPLGSVEELDSAGFLSDKSFAGGPVIAIRDPENADSVVAFNSTCTHQGCSVAWESSEFACPCHGSKFSASGEVTEGPATEALATYEAMIEDAQVLVRAA
- a CDS encoding cytochrome c biogenesis protein encodes the protein MIKLIKFTIGLTLGLLLIALPFSQFQPSSLDALETIVVQQGGRKKPLDTVAQETVARIHGATAYKHDGIVEDSMTTFMSLWLNNRDWNQAPFVLFSYRPLKEKVGLDPDQKYFSFQTLMTNQALGDVVRQAHKQDLEGEDLSRDQREALAIEDRLTLMLGSVDDNAIAVVPHPADTKGKWMGISEAEALYSTEAITPLLSNFVAMKQQFLTQPTQLPRLSPLASQLKSDLRALSPAVYPAVGAMDKEVFFNHFHPFAKAWKLYGIAFVIMLATVWIKPIELYWSAIGLFVSGVIVQSYGFLLRMQIADRPPVTNMYESVIWVGFGIAAIALVFELIYKAKYYLLAAAPLAVMCLILADSLPAVLDPSISPLVPVLRDNFWLSIHVPTIALSYASFALALGIGHVALGSYLFTPSAKSRIQLLSQLNYRVLQVGVLLLTAGIILGGIWAHFSWGRFWGWDPKETWALIALLCYLVPLHGRLVGWIGNFGISVASVAAFNAVLMAWYGVNFVLGTGLHSYGFGTGGSEWMIASVIGVDMLFVLAATARYKGWLTKLSVNPGEASASANS
- a CDS encoding cytochrome c biogenesis protein ResB gives rise to the protein MPLLVAIATILIGATFYEAEVGSAVVQQEIYKSVWFGGLMFLLAINLGISTLLRYPWKGARKIGFAITHWGLVVIIAGSAAVIHLNVEGMMLARTDAGPVSTIRVNGDLVEVAAPGQPPMQAPLFIKADGTVVPSQVGGLSLLGYSDNTINTVRFTPGGKVHNPAVRLVLKSDRMGQSLERWLAAAPAAYDAINIGPAELQLVKARTDDELATALTPPEEDIKRTRRGTVNVSWLGQSRSIDIEQKLDESFELEAKGETLSVQPVGFWPDFRLDGSRHPVSASDLLRNPAVQLVVTNGQSTESWFVFGNPGFEPIRNSIEGEPIPFEVDYEIVTNPAPDAFFRLVVDRDDALHYAAKSSKGFKSGAITIGESVVPGWADFEVTLADYIPFATVEREIVPLPKQSLGGGTGQREPALLVSTGNKREPVWVPWGRPTAVSSEAGDWFVAFSPKLLQLPFSLKLNDFIVERNEGSESVAMWTSAVSLIEPDQSDSDFDSYTVSDRRVWMNHPTWFKGWKIAQASWNPGDLSQSTLQVKREPWWVTGLTWLGSAMVTVGVAIMFYGRAVSKKLTKQFKVVSDLLEAPEDDQAIAADSAPGSIPLFNAFLGR